The Phycisphaerales bacterium genome includes a region encoding these proteins:
- a CDS encoding prepilin-type N-terminal cleavage/methylation domain-containing protein: MTRKKGFTLIELLVVVAIIALLISILLPSLARAREITKRAVCAANLRGIGQGMKVYSNDNSDFYPTAPFREGGGGGTNNTNLVNFVNQMGRTLTTQSTNTTPTNVSVSRSLFILVTEGTTTAKQFLCPSSGDTEDDLRNGTGTSETAAQPGVNRFDFKGYPNLSYGYQIPFGPRARPNENLDPRMALMADKGPFFEAAASATDGNTPIVPDQLVGGTLYPANPGNIVLTGVANNAADILRAGNDKWRNFNSRNHSGEGQNILFNDGHVDFERRPIVGVNYDNIYTQQTNWTLPNSMLGSAPANLRGPWTGTDSIVIP, translated from the coding sequence GTGACTCGGAAGAAAGGTTTTACACTGATTGAGCTGCTGGTGGTGGTGGCGATCATCGCACTGCTGATCTCCATCCTGCTGCCCAGCTTGGCCCGCGCCCGTGAAATCACGAAGCGTGCGGTCTGCGCGGCGAACCTGCGCGGTATCGGGCAGGGCATGAAGGTTTACTCGAACGACAACTCGGACTTCTACCCGACGGCCCCGTTCCGTGAGGGCGGCGGCGGCGGGACGAACAACACGAACCTCGTAAACTTCGTCAACCAGATGGGCCGGACCCTGACGACCCAGTCGACGAACACCACGCCGACCAACGTCAGCGTGAGCCGTTCGCTCTTCATTCTGGTCACCGAAGGCACGACGACCGCCAAGCAGTTCCTCTGCCCGAGCTCGGGCGACACCGAAGACGACCTGCGCAACGGCACGGGTACCAGCGAGACGGCCGCCCAGCCGGGCGTCAACCGTTTCGACTTCAAGGGTTACCCGAACCTGAGCTACGGCTACCAGATTCCGTTCGGCCCGCGTGCGCGTCCGAATGAGAACCTGGACCCGCGCATGGCGCTGATGGCAGACAAGGGTCCGTTCTTCGAGGCCGCGGCTTCGGCGACCGACGGCAACACGCCGATCGTGCCCGACCAGCTCGTGGGCGGCACGCTGTACCCGGCCAACCCCGGCAACATCGTGCTGACGGGTGTCGCCAACAACGCAGCGGACATTCTCCGCGCGGGCAACGACAAGTGGCGCAACTTCAACAGCCGGAACCACTCGGGTGAAGGCCAGAATATCCTGTTCAACGACGGCCACGTCGATTTCGAGCGTCGGCCGATCGTGGGTGTGAACTACGACAACATCTACACCCAGCAGACGAACTGGACGCTGCCGAACTCGATGCTTGGCTCAGCGCCGGCGAACCTGCGTGGACCGTGGACCGGTACGGATTCGATCGTCATCCCGTAG
- a CDS encoding DUF362 domain-containing protein → MLRVSAGLAAGWAAGPLGAAVRMTGLDGVPMERPWWWAAEPERARVVECREARVVHAGELQEPVVREMLELGLNVFVGVADAASAWRQVLGNARRILLKFNRVGAAALATNEVVATALVDSLEAAGFERREIVAAELPGAALRALGVRAAADGWSESLQLDGEDEPLAAYLQECDALINVPLLKTHRLAGMSGALKNVSHAVVRRPARYHGNGCAPYVGQIVGSGAVAGRLRLNVGNALRVVYAQGPEARKVDVSAYGALLFSSDPVALDTVGLSILRAERQRLKYPGAITVGYLEDAGAREVGRATLHGIERLRVPSPVS, encoded by the coding sequence TTGCTGCGAGTTTCCGCCGGTCTGGCAGCCGGCTGGGCGGCGGGTCCGTTGGGGGCCGCGGTACGGATGACGGGGCTCGACGGCGTGCCGATGGAGCGACCCTGGTGGTGGGCGGCCGAGCCGGAACGAGCCCGGGTCGTCGAATGTCGCGAGGCGCGTGTGGTGCATGCGGGCGAACTCCAGGAGCCCGTGGTGCGCGAAATGCTCGAACTGGGACTGAACGTGTTCGTAGGGGTTGCCGACGCGGCGTCGGCATGGCGCCAGGTGCTCGGCAATGCGCGCCGTATCCTGCTGAAGTTCAACCGCGTGGGGGCGGCCGCCCTGGCAACGAACGAGGTGGTGGCCACTGCGCTGGTCGATTCGCTCGAAGCGGCCGGGTTTGAGCGTCGTGAAATCGTGGCGGCGGAGCTACCGGGCGCTGCGCTCCGCGCGCTGGGAGTGCGGGCCGCGGCGGATGGGTGGTCGGAGTCGCTGCAACTGGATGGAGAGGACGAGCCGCTGGCGGCGTACCTCCAGGAATGCGATGCCTTGATCAATGTGCCGTTGTTGAAGACGCACCGTCTGGCGGGCATGTCAGGGGCGCTCAAGAATGTCTCACACGCGGTGGTGCGGCGCCCGGCGCGCTATCACGGGAACGGTTGCGCCCCATACGTAGGTCAGATTGTAGGATCAGGGGCGGTTGCCGGGCGGCTGCGGTTGAATGTCGGTAACGCCCTGCGGGTTGTTTACGCCCAAGGACCAGAAGCGCGAAAAGTGGATGTTTCTGCATATGGAGCGCTATTATTCAGTAGCGACCCAGTGGCACTGGACACGGTTGGCCTGAGTATTTTACGAGCGGAACGACAACGTTTGAAGTATCCGGGAGCGATTACGGTGGGCTACCTGGAAGATGCCGGGGCGCGCGAGGTGGGGCGGGCGACGCTGCACGGGATCGAGCGGCTGCGTGTGCCGTCTCCCGTTTCTTGA